A DNA window from Halomicrobium mukohataei DSM 12286 contains the following coding sequences:
- a CDS encoding ABC transporter permease — protein MRAFDPRRLRTPTRFVPALLGGVLLVHFVVPFAAFLSQTGTSNVVAGLSAPPARSAIRNSLLTAPVATLFSTLFGVPLAYALARTSVRGKRLIEGVVVLPLVVPPVVGGAMLLTAVGRFTPLGRAALAAGLPLTDSLAGVILAQTFVAGPFVVVTARAGFGAVDERLEQASRSLGYGPLATFWNVSLPLARGAIVAGVVLTFARAVGEFGATMMVAYNPRTIPTRIWVEFIAGGIDAIVPLALALLAITVVVVTTVQRLGYVPTVVDG, from the coding sequence GTGAGGGCCTTCGACCCGCGACGACTTCGGACGCCGACACGGTTCGTACCGGCGCTACTGGGCGGTGTCCTGCTCGTCCACTTCGTCGTGCCGTTCGCGGCCTTCCTCTCACAGACTGGCACGTCGAACGTCGTCGCCGGGCTGTCGGCCCCGCCAGCGCGGAGCGCGATCCGGAACTCGCTGCTGACGGCCCCGGTCGCGACCCTGTTTTCGACGCTGTTCGGCGTCCCGCTGGCGTACGCGCTCGCCCGAACGTCCGTCCGCGGGAAGCGCCTGATAGAGGGGGTCGTCGTCCTGCCACTGGTCGTGCCGCCGGTGGTCGGCGGCGCGATGCTCCTGACGGCAGTGGGGCGCTTCACGCCGCTTGGCCGCGCGGCGCTGGCAGCGGGCCTCCCGCTGACCGACAGCCTCGCAGGCGTGATCCTCGCCCAGACGTTCGTCGCCGGCCCCTTCGTCGTCGTCACGGCGCGGGCCGGCTTCGGTGCCGTCGACGAGCGACTGGAACAGGCGTCGCGCTCGCTGGGGTACGGACCGCTGGCGACGTTCTGGAACGTCTCGCTCCCGCTGGCACGGGGCGCGATCGTCGCGGGCGTCGTCCTCACGTTCGCGCGGGCGGTCGGAGAGTTCGGTGCCACGATGATGGTCGCGTACAACCCCCGGACGATCCCGACGCGGATCTGGGTCGAGTTCATCGCCGGGGGGATCGACGCGATCGTGCCGCTCGCGCTGGCGTTGCTCGCCATCACGGTCGTCGTCGTCACCACGGTCCAGCGGCTCGGATACGTTCCGACGGTGGTCGACGGATGA
- a CDS encoding zinc-binding dehydrogenase, whose protein sequence is MDAVQFAAHGDREVVEYGPSPEPTLGSDDVLLDVRAGALNHLDVWTRRGLPGIDLDFPHVPGSDAAGVVVAVGDAVERFGPGDRVAVTAGRSCGACEFCRDGEPTLCVNYEILGEHCPGVHAERTAVPADALVPVPEGVDWTTAGAAPLVFGTAWRMLHTRGEIDAGETVLVLGASGGVGHAAVQIADHAGCAVIATASSDEKRATARRLGADLAIDYEARDFADAVRAETGQRGVDVVVDHVGAATWRQSLRSLANGGRLLTCGATTGPTPETNVNRIFGNQLSVHGSTMAGPGEFDDVLELVWDGTFEVLIRAVLPMSETARGHELLEEREGFGKVVVVPDSEYEGGADE, encoded by the coding sequence ATGGATGCCGTCCAGTTCGCCGCCCACGGCGACCGCGAGGTCGTCGAGTACGGGCCGTCTCCCGAGCCCACACTCGGCTCCGACGACGTTCTCCTCGACGTGCGAGCCGGAGCACTGAACCACCTCGACGTGTGGACTCGCCGCGGACTTCCGGGGATCGACCTCGACTTTCCCCACGTCCCCGGGAGCGATGCCGCGGGCGTCGTCGTGGCCGTCGGAGACGCGGTCGAGCGGTTCGGCCCGGGCGATCGCGTCGCCGTCACCGCCGGACGCAGCTGTGGGGCCTGCGAGTTCTGTCGCGACGGTGAGCCGACGCTGTGTGTGAACTACGAGATCCTCGGCGAACACTGTCCGGGGGTCCACGCCGAGCGGACCGCGGTCCCGGCCGACGCGCTCGTCCCCGTTCCGGAGGGCGTCGACTGGACGACCGCGGGGGCCGCGCCGCTGGTCTTCGGGACCGCCTGGCGCATGCTCCACACCCGCGGCGAGATCGACGCCGGAGAGACCGTCCTCGTGCTGGGAGCGAGCGGCGGCGTCGGGCACGCGGCGGTCCAGATCGCCGACCACGCCGGCTGTGCGGTGATCGCGACGGCCAGCAGCGACGAGAAGCGCGCGACCGCTCGTCGGCTGGGTGCGGATCTCGCGATCGACTACGAGGCCAGAGACTTCGCGGATGCGGTCCGCGCGGAGACCGGCCAGCGCGGCGTCGACGTGGTCGTCGATCACGTCGGCGCGGCCACCTGGAGACAGTCGCTGCGCAGTCTCGCGAACGGCGGTCGGCTGCTGACCTGCGGGGCGACGACCGGCCCGACGCCGGAGACGAACGTCAACCGGATCTTCGGTAACCAGCTCTCCGTCCACGGCTCGACGATGGCCGGTCCCGGCGAGTTCGACGACGTGCTCGAACTGGTCTGGGACGGGACCTTCGAGGTGCTGATCCGGGCGGTCCTCCCGATGAGCGAGACCGCACGCGGCCACGAACTGCTGGAAGAGCGCGAGGGGTTCGGCAAAGTCGTCGTCGTTCCCGACAGCGAGTACGAGGGAGGGGCCGATGAGTAG
- a CDS encoding ABC transporter ATP-binding protein: MTLEVSGLTHRYGSKTAVEDVSFSLADGEIVGLLGPSGCGKTTIVQAIAGHLRPAAGRIWLRGEDVTRQPPERRRVSVVFQEPTLYPHMTVGENVAYGLEAREIERSRIDELVETHLELISLASRRDAYPAELSGGQKRRVELARALAPEPDVLLLDEPLSALDRSLREELRRAIGHIQRETGVTTLFVTHDQADAMALADRLVVMNEGAIAGVDTPRALYGSPPTPFVASFLGRSNAVEATVVEPEPLVLAVGEQTLTLPEARSDRPAGASVSCHVRPADLTLAESDGTDTAPTLSGAVSHVTDRGSRYDVSVTLPTDETVVVERQAEPPPLGTTVTVRVPAAKVTRFGTDTAGK, encoded by the coding sequence ATGACTCTCGAAGTCAGCGGCCTCACGCATCGCTACGGGTCGAAGACGGCCGTCGAGGACGTGTCGTTCTCGCTGGCAGACGGTGAGATCGTCGGGCTGCTCGGGCCGAGTGGCTGTGGCAAGACGACGATCGTCCAGGCGATCGCCGGCCACCTCCGCCCGGCCGCGGGCCGAATCTGGCTGCGCGGCGAGGACGTGACCCGGCAGCCGCCCGAACGCCGACGGGTGAGTGTCGTCTTCCAGGAGCCGACGCTGTACCCGCACATGACCGTCGGCGAGAACGTGGCCTACGGGCTCGAAGCACGCGAGATCGAACGCTCGCGAATCGACGAACTCGTCGAGACTCACCTCGAACTGATCTCGCTTGCCTCGCGGCGCGACGCCTACCCCGCCGAACTGAGCGGCGGCCAGAAGCGCCGCGTGGAGCTGGCACGGGCGCTGGCACCGGAGCCGGACGTGCTGTTGCTCGACGAGCCGCTGTCGGCACTGGACCGCAGCCTCCGCGAGGAGCTGCGGCGGGCGATCGGTCACATCCAGCGAGAGACCGGCGTCACGACGCTGTTTGTCACCCACGACCAGGCGGACGCGATGGCGCTCGCGGATCGACTCGTCGTCATGAACGAGGGCGCGATCGCGGGAGTCGACACGCCGCGGGCGCTGTACGGGTCGCCCCCCACGCCGTTCGTCGCGTCGTTTCTCGGACGGTCGAACGCCGTCGAGGCGACCGTCGTCGAACCGGAGCCGCTCGTGCTCGCGGTCGGCGAGCAGACGCTGACGCTGCCGGAGGCCCGGAGCGACAGACCGGCCGGGGCCTCGGTGTCGTGTCACGTCCGCCCGGCGGATCTGACGCTGGCCGAGTCGGACGGCACCGACACGGCCCCGACGCTGAGCGGGGCGGTGAGCCACGTCACGGACCGGGGGTCGCGCTACGACGTGTCGGTCACCCTCCCGACCGACGAGACGGTCGTCGTCGAGCGCCAGGCCGAGCCGCCGCCGCTGGGTACGACGGTGACAGTTCGAGTACCGGCGGCGAAGGTGACGCGCTTCGGGACCGACACGGCAGGAAAGTGA
- a CDS encoding molybdopterin-binding protein, with protein MVDFQSRNRRTRDDERAASETDSASDEPTDGESESSAPDEPETTPEADEPDRGPVAGVAVVTVADDRTVEDDSVGDAVIEALGPHELVTRELLGRDHDGVQGAVDALVNRGDVDGVVTVGGTGTSTRDITVEAVHPLFEKALPGFGELFRQRFYEEVGSDVIAIRAAAGIADGTPVFCLPDSVEGARIGTEEIVVEQVGRLSDRLDEEP; from the coding sequence ATGGTCGATTTCCAGTCGCGGAACCGCCGGACGCGGGACGACGAGCGAGCGGCATCTGAGACGGACTCGGCGTCCGACGAGCCGACGGACGGCGAGTCGGAATCGTCCGCGCCGGACGAGCCCGAGACGACACCGGAAGCCGACGAACCCGATCGGGGACCGGTGGCCGGCGTCGCCGTCGTCACCGTCGCCGACGACCGGACCGTCGAGGACGATTCGGTCGGCGATGCCGTCATCGAGGCACTGGGTCCCCACGAGCTGGTGACCCGCGAATTGCTCGGTCGCGACCACGACGGCGTCCAGGGTGCCGTCGACGCACTGGTCAACCGAGGAGACGTAGACGGCGTCGTCACCGTCGGCGGGACCGGTACCAGCACGCGCGACATCACCGTCGAGGCCGTCCACCCGCTGTTCGAGAAGGCGCTCCCCGGATTCGGCGAACTGTTCCGGCAGCGCTTCTACGAGGAAGTCGGTTCCGACGTGATCGCCATCCGAGCGGCGGCCGGCATCGCCGACGGGACGCCGGTGTTCTGTCTCCCCGACTCGGTCGAGGGGGCACGCATCGGTACCGAAGAGATCGTCGTCGAGCAGGTCGGACGGCTCTCCGATCGGCTCGACGAGGAGCCGTAG
- a CDS encoding MBL fold metallo-hydrolase, giving the protein MVTRLADGVWWIDLRGVNAYLIDEAVAGDGAGSGVTLVDAGLPWHGTQLSAAIAAAGYELRDIERVLVTHYDIDHVGGLAGLDGLDAPIYVGEADAELVAGRRRPPWHNHKGLFQRAMAGFVSPPTNRIEPVTDGDTVGEFTVYATPGHTPGHVAYVSERASVGLLGDLVRESRGTLRPSPWLLSYATGEVERSIAELNGRAPDFAVLGMGHGRPFERDGRERLTELARE; this is encoded by the coding sequence ATGGTGACTCGGCTCGCTGACGGCGTCTGGTGGATCGACCTCCGTGGGGTCAACGCCTACCTGATCGACGAAGCGGTCGCTGGCGACGGCGCTGGCTCCGGCGTGACGCTGGTCGACGCGGGACTGCCGTGGCACGGCACGCAGCTGAGCGCGGCGATTGCCGCGGCCGGCTACGAACTGCGCGACATCGAGCGCGTGCTGGTGACCCACTACGACATCGACCACGTCGGCGGACTGGCGGGACTCGACGGCCTCGACGCGCCGATCTACGTCGGCGAGGCCGATGCCGAACTGGTCGCGGGCCGACGGCGGCCGCCCTGGCACAACCACAAAGGACTGTTCCAGCGGGCGATGGCCGGCTTCGTCTCCCCGCCCACGAACCGGATCGAACCCGTCACCGACGGCGACACCGTCGGGGAGTTCACCGTCTACGCGACGCCGGGCCACACGCCCGGCCACGTGGCCTACGTGAGCGAGCGCGCCTCGGTCGGACTGCTCGGCGATCTGGTACGAGAGTCGCGTGGCACGCTCCGGCCGTCGCCGTGGCTCCTCAGCTACGCCACCGGCGAGGTCGAGCGCAGCATCGCGGAGCTGAACGGACGAGCGCCCGACTTCGCGGTGCTGGGTATGGGGCACGGTCGCCCGTTCGAGCGCGACGGACGCGAGCGCCTGACGGAACTGGCCCGCGAGTGA